The following are encoded in a window of Haliotis asinina isolate JCU_RB_2024 chromosome 14, JCU_Hal_asi_v2, whole genome shotgun sequence genomic DNA:
- the LOC137260823 gene encoding uncharacterized protein, which translates to MDSVRFQLTLEQVESLVSKGAVQEIPLQDLTPGFYSPVFVRPKRNSGKWRLIHDLKEFNSSYLEQPPYFRLLTVPSVMRLLEPSDYMVSLDLQDAYLHIPIHLADCRYLRFILGGRHFQWNVLPFGISSAPWLFTRVTQPIVQFLHELQVQFLMYLDDGFDHNPSPSILEAQRDLVIHLLRRLGWLVNLEKSDLVPTTSLQYLGAILDTVAFKAFVPKERMTRLAPLMTRALSEPLSLRQWQRILGLLTSAQDLTIRGRLMLRPLQVFLNEHVRETHCLHPISLPPHLRHFLTWWQVDDNVLKGVPLRTPLPTSHLFVDASTQGWGAHLGSDQTAGTWSAAQQDRHINVLELDAVRLAILHWSVPLRHQTLLVHTDSSVAAWTINRQGSTRATPLLDLTLRLFELVDRLCLSIRAVHIPGAKNVLADVLSQPDAPPSTEWQLNPWTFQSLCLQFGRPMLDLFATRLNCQLPIYVSPVPDPAAWAVDALSLEWEGMDAYAFPPPAVLAQVVAKLQTTESIRLLLVAPMWPAQPWFVPLRRLCLQDPVQIPHWRDLLISKPSSRVHENPQRKTTQKLYDFQWGSFSSFCEDNGVEAGSATLPQIADYLVHLRNVRGLKASSINTNLAAIMSVIRKRSPGLDISVLRELIKSFRQVEGRRKPRAPEWDLAVVLDHLKSDFYEPLEEVPLLRVTVKTTFLVAMASAARISELHALQADLLRFEATDGGSASLGLAPDFVCKNQQADELGRTFHIPSLGPLVDPTEEGALSLCPVRALRVYTDRTRSLRRGRRRLFLPHSQRSKREIDWRALGVYLRSAIIEAYKGQDRPLPTRTNPHEIRAVSATMAYHRIIAVADIMAGCFWKSGLVFANHYLRTLSNEDLAGISRLGPQVFAQQRTRDPYPLIRRGAAPL; encoded by the exons atggactcggtcaggttccaaCTCACCTTAGAGCAGGTGGAGTCTCTAGTCTCCAAGGGGGCAGTTCAGGAAATCCCCCTCCAGGATCTGactcccgggttctattcccccgtTTTTGTCAGGCCCAAACGCAACTCGGGGAAATGGCGGCTGATTCACGACTTGAAGGAGTTCAACTCCTCCTACCTCGAACAGCCGCCATATTTTCGACTCTTGACTGTTCCATCAGTCATGCGGTTACTGGAGCCCTCGGACTACATGGTGTCCCTCGACCTCCAGGATGCGTACCTGCACATCCCCATTCACTTGGCGGATTGCAGGTACCTCCGTTTCATCCTGGGGGGCAGGCACTTTCAGTGGAATGTCCTCCCGTTCGGGATTTCCTCTGCCCCATGGCTGTTCACTCGTGTGACCCAACCCATCGTCCAGTTCCTCCACGAACTCCAGGTCCAATTCCTTATGTACCTGGACGATGGGTTCGATCACAACCCTTCACCCTCCATTCTCGAGGCGCAACGGGACCTCGTCATCCACCTCCTTCGACGCCTAGGGTGGCTAGTGAACCTGGAGAAGTCGGACCTGGTACCAACCACCTCTCTCCAATACCTAGGTGCCATACTGGATACAGTAGCCTTCAAGGCTTTTGTACCCAAGGAGCGGATGACCAGGCTAGCGCCCCTGATGACTCGGGCACTATCAGAGCCCCTGTCCCTCAGGCAGTGGCAGCGGATATTGGGCCTCCTGACATCAGCCCAGGACCTAACCATAAGGGGGAGGCTGATGCTCCGACCTCTTCAGGTGTTCCTCAACGAGCACGTCAGGGAGACCCACTGTCTTCACCCAATAAGTCTCCCACCTCACCTCAGACACTTCCTCACCTGGTGGCAAGTGGACGACAACGTCCTCAAAGGAGTTCCCCTAAGGACACCTCTCCCGACCAGTCACCTTTTCGTGGACGCCTCCACCCAAGGATGGGGTGCTCACTTGGGGTCGGACCAGACGGCAGGTACCTGGTCGGCAGCCCAGCAGGACcggcacatcaatgtgctggaGTTGGACGCCGTACGACTTGCCATCCTCCATTGGTCCGTTCCCCTCAGGCACCAGACCTTACTGGTCCACACGGACAGCTCAGTCGCAGCCTGGACGATCAACCGTCAAGGCTCCACCAGAGCCACTCCTCTCCTAGACCTGACCCTCCGCCTGTTCGAACTGGTAGACAGGCTCTGCCTGAGCATCCGTGCAGTTCACATTCCAGGAGCCAAGAACGTCCTGGCAGATGTTCTCTCCCAGCCGGACGCGCCTCCTTCGACAGAGTGGCAACTGAACCCGTGGACGTTTCAGTCCCTCTGTCTCCAGTTCGGCAGGCCCATGTTGGATCTGTTTGCCACCAGGCTGAACTGCCAGCTCCCGATCTATGTATCCCCCGTGCCGGACCCAGCGGCCTGGGCCGTCGATGCACTGTCGTTAGAGTGGGAAGGGATGGACGCTTATGCCTTCCCTCCCCCAGCGGTTCTAGCACAGGTAGTGGCCAAGCTTCAGACCACCGAGTCCATCAGACTGCTTCTGGTGGCTCCCATGTGGCCTGCCCAGCCCTGGTTCGTTCCCCTTCGCAGACTCTGTCTGCAGGATCCCGTTCAGATCCCTCACTGGAGGGACCTTCTCATAAGCAAGCCAAGCAGCCGTGTTCACGAAAACCCTCAG AGGAAAACCACGCAGAAGCTCTACGACTTCCAGTGGGGTTCCTTTTCCTCCTTCTGTGAAGACAACGGCGTGGAGGCCGGTTCTGCCACTCTTCCCCAGATAGCTGATTATCTGGTTCACTTGCGCAACGTTCGAGGGCTCAAGGCCTCCTCCATTAACACCAATCTGGCGGCCATCATGTCCGTTATAAGGAAGAGGTCGCCGGGACTGGACATTTCTGTACTGAGGGAGCTCATCAAGTCTTTCCGACAGGTGGAGGGTCGGCGCAAGCCGAGGGCTCCTGAGTGGGATCTGGCAGTGGTCCTTGACCACCTCAAGTCAGATTTTTATGAGCCTCTGGAAGAGGTTCCCCTCCTCCGCGTCACGGTGAAGACCACCTTTCTAGTGGCCATGGCCTCGGCGGCCCGAATATCGGAGCTTCACGCTCTTCAGGCAGATCTCCTGAGATTTGAGGCCACGGATGGAGGATCTGCGTCCTTGGGCCTCGCCCCCGACTTCGTTTGCAAGAACCAACAGGCAGACGAACTGGGACGTACCTTCCACATCCCTTCCTTAGGGCCGTTGGTAGACCCGACGGAGGAGGGAGCACTCTCTCTCTGCCCTGTCAGGGCTCTCCGAGTGTATACCGACCGTACCCGCTCCCTTAGGCGGGGGCGGCGGAGGCTCTTCCTCCCTCACTCCCAGAGGAGCAAAAGGGAGATTGATTGGAGAGCTCTTGGGGTATACCTTCGGTCGGCCATCATAGAGGCCTACAAAGGCCAGGACAGACCTCTTCCGACTCGAACcaacccacacgagatcaggGCCGTCTCGGCCACCATGGCTTATCACCGCATCATTGCGGTGGCGGACATCATGGCGGGCTGCTTCTGGAAGTCTGGCTTGGTGTTCGCCAACCACTATTTACGAACCCTCTCCAACGAGGATCTGGCGGGCATTTCAAGGCTAGGACCCCAGGTCTTTGCCCAGCAAAGAACGCGGGATCCTTACCCTTTAATTCGGCGCGGGGCTGCTCCTCTTTAG
- the LOC137261722 gene encoding sulfotransferase 1B1-like: MPVIQIKDSEGYSMRMREVGENRIPPDFPEDVIQEVPKLKIRDDDIVIANWMRSGTHWVFEMISMLLNGNTETIPKKKEDHMMEYQPIRLLDTLPSPRVINTHLHFRYLPEDMKTKRCKVVYLLRDPRDALVSFYTLQSSRPAVGYDGKWKNWAALCLKGELIWGSWFDHVRDWERVFHEYPNLDVHFWYYEDMKKNPLEELRKVSMFLGINSSEELLQAIVDKCHIERMKSDKLPYEWLENGECKHYEKGVAGSWKQIFTVEQYEEFEKLYRQKMSGSKFESRYRGPVEVL; encoded by the exons ATGCCGGTGATACAAATTAAAGACAGCGAAGGATACAGTATGAGGATGCGAGAGGTCGGGGAGAATCGGATACCTCCGGATTTCCCCGAAGATGTAATACAAGAAGTGCCAAAACTGAAAATCAGGGACGATGATATTGTGATCGCAAACTGGATGAGATCAG GTACTCACTGGGTGTTTGAAATGATCAGCATGCTACTGAACGGTAATACAGAGACAATTCCTAAGAAAAAAGAGGATCACATGATGGAatatcagccaatcagattgcTTGATACTCTGCCATCTCCGCGAGTTATAAACACCCACCTTCACTTCCGGTATCTGCCGGAAGATATGAAAACGAAGCGGTGCAAAGTGGTTTACTTACTGAGAGATCCGCGAGATGCTCTTGTGTCTTTTTACACATTGCAATCGAGTCGGCCCGCTGTTGGATATGATGGAAAATGGAAAAACTGGGCAGCCCTCTGTCTGAAAGGGGAAT TGATATGGGGCTCTTGGTTTGACCACGTTCGTGATTGGGAGAGAGTGTTCCACGAATATCCAAACCTGGATGTGCATTTTTGGTATTATGAAGACATGAAGAAG AATCCCCTGGAAGAGTTACGTAAGGTTTCCATGTTCCTTGGCATCAACTCTTCGGAAGAACTGCTTCAGGCAATTGTAGACAAGTGTCACATAGAGAGGATGAAGTCAGACAAATTGCCTTACGAATGGTTGGAAAATGGCGAATGCAAACACTATGAGAAAG GTGTGGCTGGGTCGTGGAAACAGATTTTCACTGTTGAACAATATGAAGAGTTTGAGAAGCTCTATCGGCAGAAGATGTCTGGGTCAAAGTTCGAGTCGCGATACAGGGGCCCTGTTGAGGTGTTGTGA